AGGCGTCCGGTGTCTCCTTCGAGGAGCAGTTCGGCGTCCTCGACGGGGCCGCCGAGGCTGATCATGCGCGCGGCTCGGGGCGGGGTGCCGTACCCCTGGCCGCTGTCCGTCCACGGTTCGACGGGCTCCGTCAGCCACCCGGGTGCGGCCTGCCGGACGAGTCCGTGGGTGCGCAGGAAGCGGCGGGTGGGGGCGTGGGTGAGGGATGCGGGCAGCGCGTCGTCCTCGTACCGCAGGATCTGCCATGCCGGGAACGCGTCCTCCAGGAACCCCCCGGACAGGTCGAAGGCGAGGCCGTCGTCACCCGGCGGGGCGATCCAGGCGAGGGTGCGGATCACCATCTGGGCCCGCCAGAAAGTCGATATGTCGTCGGCGACGTCCAGCAGGACGGGATCCGTCTCGGCGATCAGCTCCAGCATGGTGCGCCGCATTCCGGCGACGGTGCCGGGGCCGCAGGCGACGGTGCGCCGGTCGTAGCGTCCGGCGTCGGGGCGGAGCATCGCGACCAGTTCGCAGAGGTGCACGAGGGAGGAGAGGTCGGTGGCGAGGAGCCGGTGCGCGCCGTCGTCCTCGACGTACACGCGGCCGGTCGTGCCGTCGAGCACGATGCGGTGCGAGGAGGGCAGGAAGGCGAAGGCGCCGATCTGGCGGCCCAGTCGGCCGCGAGCCAGTCCGCCCGTGATGTCGAACCGCATCAGCGGGGCCTCGCGGGGCAGTCCGACCGTGGTGAGGAATGCGCGGCTCTGCGGATGCCGGGGCCAGTCCGGGGGCAGGGACTCGTCCGTCGCCAGGGAGACCCCGCCCTCCGCGAGCGCCCCGCCCAGTTGCTCCGTCCCGAAGTCCACCAGCACGTGTGTCCCCTTCCCCGCCCTTACGGGCGCCCCCGTCACGATCGCGAGCGAGCGTACAAGGGGGGTTTGTAGGGTGGGTCGGGTGACCCAGGAATCCCGCAACACCCCGTCGGCACGGACCACGGTGACCCCCGAGGAGTACGCCGCGTACATCGCCTCACTGCCGCGCGTACTCGCAGGGGCCGCGGCCCTCTTCCGGGACGAGGAGGGCCGCGTCCTGCTGGTCGAGCCGAACTACCGGGAGGGATGGGTACTGCCGGGCGGCACGGTCGAGTCGGAGTCGGGCGAGACGCCGCGAGGGGGCGCGCACCGCGAGACGCTCGAAGAGATCGGCCTGGACGTCGAGCTGGGCCGACTCCTGGTCGTGGACTGGGCGACGGCCCCGGGGCGACCGCCGATCGTCGCGTACCTGTACGACGGCGGGGTGCTGGACGCCGCGCAGCTCGCCGCGATCAGGCTTCAGGAGGAGGAGCTGGTGTCGTGGCGCCTGGTCCCGGTGGACGAGGTCACCTCGTACGCCTTGGGCTCCTTGGGCTCCCGCATCCTCGCGGCCCTGGCGGTCCTGGCGGACGGCACGGGCGCCGCCGAGCTGGAGAACGGCCGCCGCGTGAGCTAGGCGGCGGTCTGGGTCCTGGGGCTCGGCTCCGCCACGCCGCCACCGCCCACCTCCCCCGGGGCCCCCTTGCGCACCCCCCTCTCCAGCCCGAGCGTCACGACCACCGACAGCCCCGCCACCACCGTCATCGCCACCCCCGCCGAAACGAACTGCGCGACCGCCCCCGCCAGCCCCGCCCCCACTCCCTGCATCGCCAGCATCCCCGACGTGTGCAACCCCAGCGCGTGTCCGCTCAACGCGTCCGGCGTCAGCGCCATCAACCGCTCCTGAAGCAGCAGCGTCGCCGCGAACCCCACCGACGCGACGAACACCACCGCCGCCCCCACCACCAACGGCGGTTCCAGGAAGAACACCAGATACGGCACGGCCAGCAGCAGCCTCAGCACCGGCCCGCCCCGCGCCCGCCACCCCGCCGACACGAACCGTCCCACCACGGTGTCCCCGACGAACATCCCGCACGCCGCGCACGCGAACAGCACGCCAGCGGAAGCCGGTTCGTACGGTACGAAGAGCGACTCGCAGCCCACGATCAGCCCGTTCGGCACGCACAGCATCAGGTACACGTACCGCCGCGGCTTCGAAGCCCACAGCACCCCGTTCGTACGCCACGTCTCCGCGACCGAGGCCCTCCCCTTCGCCCGAGGCGGCCTGCTGCTCAGGCCG
This is a stretch of genomic DNA from Streptomyces sp. NBC_00237. It encodes these proteins:
- a CDS encoding NUDIX hydrolase; amino-acid sequence: MTPEEYAAYIASLPRVLAGAAALFRDEEGRVLLVEPNYREGWVLPGGTVESESGETPRGGAHRETLEEIGLDVELGRLLVVDWATAPGRPPIVAYLYDGGVLDAAQLAAIRLQEEELVSWRLVPVDEVTSYALGSLGSRILAALAVLADGTGAAELENGRRVS
- a CDS encoding MFS transporter encodes the protein MHTYRELFRQPEFTPLFLNASMKSAAQTVTGLALGVLIYSSTGSPLLSSLAMFGPSLLQLLGATTLLSAADRLPPRAAITGLWLLFAVATAVQAIPGLPVGASFAVLLGLGVFASLGGGVVYGLLNEILPRDGFLIGRSVINMSNGAMQIMGFAVGGLLVTVLSPRGTLLVGAGLYLAAAAVARFGLSSRPPRAKGRASVAETWRTNGVLWASKPRRYVYLMLCVPNGLIVGCESLFVPYEPASAGVLFACAACGMFVGDTVVGRFVSAGWRARGGPVLRLLLAVPYLVFFLEPPLVVGAAVVFVASVGFAATLLLQERLMALTPDALSGHALGLHTSGMLAMQGVGAGLAGAVAQFVSAGVAMTVVAGLSVVVTLGLERGVRKGAPGEVGGGGVAEPSPRTQTAA